A stretch of the Harpia harpyja isolate bHarHar1 chromosome 5, bHarHar1 primary haplotype, whole genome shotgun sequence genome encodes the following:
- the PPDPFL gene encoding pancreatic progenitor cell differentiation and proliferation factor-like protein isoform X2 has product MASVPSAGCLLAKNQYYRTRQNSESSVSSSSSCCSDAANITDQDKTFHGLPELIDKCWWIKSFFHSEPSPPTVGRKTLSASSTNR; this is encoded by the exons ATGGCCTCGGTACCCTCCGCCGGCTGCCTCCTGGCCAAGAACCAGTACTATAGAA CAAGACAGAACTCGGAATCGAGTGtttcttccagctcctcctgctgtTCGGATGCTGCGAACATTACAGACCAGGACAAAACATTTCATG GGTTACCTGAGTTAATTGACAAATGTTGGTGGATAAAAAGCTTTTTCCATAGTGAACCATCTCCACCAACTGTTGGCAGAAAAACACTATCAGCAAGCAG TACCAACCGTTGA
- the PPDPFL gene encoding pancreatic progenitor cell differentiation and proliferation factor-like protein isoform X1, whose amino-acid sequence MASVPSAGCLLAKNQYYRTRQNSESSVSSSSSCCSDAANITDQDKTFHGLPELIDKCWWIKSFFHSEPSPPTVGRKTLSASRGKGWKNKRRGTAYCLHSSA is encoded by the exons ATGGCCTCGGTACCCTCCGCCGGCTGCCTCCTGGCCAAGAACCAGTACTATAGAA CAAGACAGAACTCGGAATCGAGTGtttcttccagctcctcctgctgtTCGGATGCTGCGAACATTACAGACCAGGACAAAACATTTCATG GGTTACCTGAGTTAATTGACAAATGTTGGTGGATAAAAAGCTTTTTCCATAGTGAACCATCTCCACCAACTGTTGGCAGAAAAACACTATCAGCAAGCAG ggggaaaggctggaagaACAAGAGGAGGGGGACTGCATATTGTTTGCATTCATCTGCTTAG